A genomic region of Capnocytophaga canimorsus contains the following coding sequences:
- a CDS encoding PorP/SprF family type IX secretion system membrane protein — protein MKRSNRFVLILMLMFSVFGYSQQESQYTQYMYNTMQFNPGYTGSRGVGSLFGLYRTQWVGLDGAPKTSNLSFHTPIKNKNVGLGLSIHHETIGPQTDTNLMVDFSYTLNLENSKLAFGIKGTAGFFHIDYNKLRLQDSGDYIFTGGDNRIFSPNVGAGLYWYSDNWYLGLSVPTLLETDVYSRNDRSISVLKNTQHYYLIGGYVFDLSDSVKFKPAALSKLAYGTPLQLDLSANFMFNERFVLGAAWRWSAAVSAMAGFQISDRWFIGYGYDFETTELSKYNSGSHEIFLRYEFIKTYKKVVSPRFF, from the coding sequence ATGAAGAGAAGTAATAGATTTGTACTCATTTTAATGCTTATGTTTAGTGTATTTGGATATTCACAACAGGAGTCGCAATACACGCAGTATATGTACAACACGATGCAGTTTAATCCGGGTTATACGGGTTCTCGTGGTGTGGGTAGTTTGTTTGGACTTTATCGTACGCAATGGGTAGGTTTGGACGGAGCTCCTAAGACGAGTAATTTGAGTTTTCATACGCCGATAAAGAACAAGAATGTTGGTTTGGGTTTGTCGATTCACCACGAGACGATAGGTCCTCAGACGGACACGAATTTGATGGTTGATTTTTCGTACACGTTGAATTTGGAGAACAGCAAGTTGGCTTTTGGGATAAAGGGTACGGCAGGTTTTTTCCATATTGATTACAATAAGTTGCGTTTGCAGGATTCTGGGGATTATATATTCACGGGAGGTGATAATCGTATTTTTTCTCCGAATGTGGGGGCGGGATTGTACTGGTACTCGGACAATTGGTATTTGGGATTGTCTGTTCCGACGCTATTGGAGACGGATGTTTACTCTCGTAATGATCGTTCGATTTCTGTACTTAAGAACACACAGCATTATTATTTGATAGGGGGTTATGTCTTTGATTTGTCAGATTCTGTAAAGTTCAAGCCTGCGGCTTTGTCTAAATTGGCTTATGGTACTCCTTTGCAGTTGGATTTGTCGGCGAACTTTATGTTTAATGAAAGATTTGTCTTGGGCGCTGCTTGGCGCTGGTCGGCAGCGGTGAGTGCTATGGCAGGTTTTCAGATTAGTGACCGCTGGTTTATTGGTTATGGCTATGATTTTGAGACTACGGAATTGTCGAAGTATAATTCGGGTTCTCACGAAATCTTCTTAAGATATGAATTTATAAAGACGTACAAGAAGGTGGTATCACCTCGTTTCTTCTAA
- a CDS encoding OmpA family protein yields MKLSYRLYSVLFFGLLCFSGSYAQNKDLEKANKLYNSFAYVDAISIYERIARKGFENQELLERLGNSYYFNADYRNALVWYEKLFGNSQYEISKPEYYYRYAQSLKSAERYEESDAMMNRFIALTEEDNRGTIFEENRNYQQVIAKNSGRMDLHLVDINTEYSEYGTAFYGDKVVFAASNNSLFKPTSYWTGETFYNLYEARRDSIALSKKSEFSSVLSTKFNESTAVFTADGNTVYFTRNNYINKKVGMDSDNAILLKILKSTKDANGRWSKPVELPFNSNVYSVAHPALSPDEKYLYFASNMRGSRGASDIFRVEILSGGGYGKPENLGENVNTDGRESFPFISKNNVLYFASDGFPGLGGLDIFAAQIRPDGSLGKAVNVGRPANSPDDDFCYVIDSDTRVGFLTSNRSGGVGKDDIYSFYERVPLYFSCTKLMRGVVKDAHTQAVLSDASLTLSGVDFEALDSIQSAQDGTFAFAKEVDCYKPYYYVKGAKEGYETAEVKVLSQMDKDFYCEVLLTPRVIQVTQGDDLAKVFKIENIYFDFDKSNIRYDASVQLAKILEVMQEYPKMKIDVRSHTDSRGSDSYNMALSDRRVKSTIKWLIANGISADRLTGRGYGESQLTNHCSNGVDCSKEEHQANRRSEFIIVSME; encoded by the coding sequence ATGAAATTAAGTTACAGATTATATAGTGTATTGTTTTTTGGGCTGTTGTGCTTTAGTGGTTCTTATGCCCAGAACAAGGATTTGGAAAAGGCCAACAAGCTTTACAACAGTTTTGCTTATGTTGATGCCATTAGCATTTATGAGCGTATAGCACGTAAGGGTTTTGAGAATCAGGAGTTGTTGGAACGTTTGGGCAACTCGTATTATTTCAATGCGGATTATCGCAATGCTTTGGTTTGGTATGAAAAGCTTTTTGGTAATTCGCAGTATGAGATTAGTAAGCCGGAGTATTATTATCGTTATGCGCAATCGCTTAAATCGGCAGAGCGTTATGAGGAATCGGATGCGATGATGAACCGCTTTATTGCCCTTACGGAGGAAGACAATCGCGGAACGATATTCGAGGAGAACCGCAATTATCAGCAGGTGATTGCTAAGAATTCGGGTCGTATGGATTTGCATTTGGTGGATATCAATACGGAGTACTCGGAATATGGTACGGCATTTTATGGGGATAAGGTGGTTTTTGCTGCGAGTAACAACAGTCTTTTCAAACCGACTTCGTATTGGACGGGAGAGACGTTTTACAACTTGTATGAGGCACGTCGCGATAGCATTGCTTTGAGTAAAAAGTCGGAGTTTTCTTCGGTGTTAAGCACGAAGTTTAACGAATCGACGGCGGTTTTTACCGCTGATGGCAATACGGTTTATTTTACGCGTAATAACTACATCAACAAGAAGGTAGGAATGGATAGTGATAATGCCATTCTTTTAAAGATATTGAAATCTACCAAGGACGCTAATGGTCGTTGGAGCAAACCGGTGGAATTGCCATTTAACAGCAATGTGTATAGTGTGGCACACCCTGCTTTGAGTCCGGATGAGAAGTATTTGTATTTTGCATCGAATATGCGAGGCAGCCGTGGGGCTTCTGATATTTTCCGTGTGGAGATTTTATCAGGCGGAGGGTATGGTAAACCGGAGAATTTAGGTGAGAATGTAAATACGGATGGTAGAGAGTCTTTTCCATTTATCTCGAAGAATAATGTCCTTTATTTTGCCTCGGACGGATTTCCGGGCTTGGGTGGTTTGGACATTTTTGCGGCACAGATACGCCCTGACGGAAGTTTAGGTAAGGCGGTGAATGTTGGTCGCCCTGCCAATAGTCCAGATGACGATTTTTGTTATGTGATAGATAGTGACACGCGTGTGGGCTTTTTGACCTCGAATCGTTCGGGAGGTGTGGGTAAAGATGATATTTATAGTTTTTATGAGCGTGTACCGTTATATTTTTCTTGTACGAAGTTGATGCGTGGTGTGGTTAAGGATGCGCATACACAGGCGGTATTGTCGGATGCTTCATTGACGCTTTCAGGGGTTGATTTTGAGGCATTGGACAGCATCCAAAGTGCTCAAGACGGAACATTCGCCTTTGCTAAGGAGGTGGATTGCTACAAACCTTACTACTACGTGAAAGGGGCTAAGGAGGGCTATGAAACGGCAGAGGTTAAGGTGTTATCGCAGATGGACAAGGATTTTTATTGTGAGGTATTGCTTACACCGCGGGTGATTCAGGTAACGCAAGGGGATGATTTGGCTAAAGTATTCAAGATAGAGAACATTTATTTTGATTTTGACAAGTCGAATATTCGTTATGATGCTTCTGTACAGTTGGCTAAGATATTGGAGGTGATGCAGGAGTATCCTAAGATGAAGATAGATGTACGTTCGCATACGGATAGCCGTGGTTCGGACAGTTACAATATGGCGCTTTCGGACAGACGTGTTAAATCTACGATTAAATGGCTGATTGCTAATGGCATCAGTGCGGATCGATTAACAGGAAGAGGCTATGGGGAGAGTCAGCTTACTAACCATTGCAGCAATGGGGTGGATTGTAGCAAGGAGGAACATCAAGCCAACCGAAGAAGCGAGTTTATTATCGTGAGTATGGAGTAA
- a CDS encoding formimidoylglutamase, with amino-acid sequence MPFTFLQPISSATLADSYKPQQLGYLIRKHTEYELFPDLEDIKIAFFCIENSQQKSDDFRKHFYALYSGNWHFPIADLGNLIQSHSASDTYFAIKELVSTLLKKQIIPMVIGGEHHFTYGLYRAFDALEQMVNLVSVDARFDFGNEQELFAENSYMSRILSEDPVNLNDFTNLGYQSFYNAQEELDLMDKMFFEAHRLGNLVADMTLAEPAMRDADIVSIDMTSIQAKDVGIASGNVNGFSNREICTLARYAGISSNVQVFGVFDVPPTELAYQLLAQMMWYFIEGYNFRVRELPVLNDENYTKYTVLIDDLEVTFFKSNHTGRWWLKPYTESSKRGTNHLPLGLIPCNPTDYTNALKGDIPEKWWKVYRKSIL; translated from the coding sequence ATGCCTTTCACTTTTTTACAACCCATTAGTAGCGCTACATTAGCTGATAGTTATAAACCTCAACAGTTAGGATATTTAATTCGCAAACATACTGAATATGAATTATTTCCTGATTTGGAGGATATTAAAATAGCATTTTTTTGTATTGAAAACAGCCAACAAAAATCTGATGATTTTCGTAAGCATTTTTATGCACTTTATAGTGGTAACTGGCACTTTCCGATAGCCGACTTAGGGAATCTTATCCAAAGTCATTCCGCATCGGATACTTATTTTGCTATAAAAGAGTTGGTTAGCACTTTACTCAAAAAGCAAATAATTCCTATGGTAATTGGCGGTGAGCATCATTTTACGTATGGTTTATATCGAGCTTTTGATGCTTTGGAGCAGATGGTAAATTTGGTGTCGGTCGATGCTCGTTTTGACTTTGGTAATGAGCAGGAACTATTTGCTGAAAATTCCTATATGAGTCGTATTTTATCGGAAGACCCCGTCAATCTTAACGATTTTACCAATTTAGGATATCAATCATTCTACAATGCCCAAGAGGAATTGGATTTGATGGACAAAATGTTTTTTGAGGCACATCGTTTGGGGAATTTGGTTGCAGATATGACCTTAGCCGAACCAGCTATGCGAGATGCCGATATTGTGAGTATAGATATGACCTCCATTCAAGCTAAAGACGTGGGAATAGCCTCGGGCAATGTCAACGGATTTTCTAATCGGGAAATTTGCACCTTAGCCCGTTATGCGGGGATCAGTAGCAATGTACAAGTATTTGGAGTTTTTGATGTTCCGCCAACTGAACTGGCATACCAGCTTTTGGCTCAAATGATGTGGTATTTTATTGAAGGATATAATTTTAGAGTTAGGGAATTGCCCGTACTTAATGATGAAAATTATACGAAATATACCGTTTTGATAGATGATTTAGAAGTTACATTTTTTAAGAGTAATCATACAGGGCGTTGGTGGCTTAAGCCTTATACCGAAAGTAGTAAAAGAGGAACTAATCATCTGCCATTAGGATTGATACCTTGTAACCCAACTGATTATACCAATGCTTTGAAAGGTGATATTCCTGAAAAATGGTGGAAAGTTTATCGAAAATCAATTTTATAA
- a CDS encoding ribonuclease HII, producing the protein MQLFYHSAFEAGTDEAGRGCLAGPVTAAAVILPENFKNELLTDSKQLSEKQRLFLKDIIEQEAVSFAVAHVFPAEIDEINILNASFLAMHKALEKLSFTPEFVAVDGNRFKSFGQIPYACIVKGDAKIQTIAAASVLAKTNRDAYMQQIHEEFPMYRWNKNKGYPTIEHRKSIAQYGITPYHRKSFQLLPTQLKLQL; encoded by the coding sequence ATGCAACTATTTTATCATTCTGCTTTTGAGGCTGGTACAGATGAAGCGGGGAGAGGGTGTTTGGCGGGGCCAGTTACCGCAGCAGCAGTTATTCTTCCTGAAAATTTTAAAAATGAATTACTTACCGATTCTAAACAGCTTTCTGAAAAACAACGTCTTTTTCTCAAAGACATTATAGAACAAGAAGCGGTATCTTTTGCTGTGGCACACGTATTTCCAGCTGAGATTGATGAAATAAACATTCTTAATGCTTCTTTTTTAGCAATGCATAAAGCACTTGAAAAACTCTCTTTTACTCCCGAATTTGTAGCCGTTGATGGTAATCGTTTTAAAAGTTTTGGGCAGATTCCGTATGCTTGTATTGTCAAAGGAGATGCTAAAATACAAACCATTGCCGCAGCTTCTGTATTAGCCAAAACCAATCGTGATGCGTATATGCAACAAATTCACGAGGAATTTCCGATGTACCGCTGGAATAAAAATAAAGGATATCCTACAATTGAGCATCGTAAAAGTATTGCTCAATACGGAATTACGCCCTATCATCGCAAGTCGTTTCAATTACTACCCACTCAGTTGAAATTGCAGCTTTAG
- a CDS encoding glycoside hydrolase family 20 protein, which produces MKINLWYWFFGVFLLVSCQNVQKTTKANYQVVPLPEKIEKKEGNPFSLSKETVITYPSGDSVLEKTAHFLASYLKDQTGITLSVAEENSQKNAIRLQTGLSSKNKEAYELSVEANGIVVNGASQAGVFYGVQTLRKSIPVEKTSGVVLSPIHISDAPRFGYRGAHLDVARHFFPLDSIKTFVDIMALHNMNTFHWHLTDDQGWRVESKKYPELTQIGSKRKETVIGRNSGKYDGKPYEGFYTQEELKEIVAYAKERHITVIPEIDLPGHMQAVLATYPELGCTGGPYEVWTQWGVSDDVLCAGNQKVYEFIEDILNEVADIFPSEYIHIGGDESPKVRWEKCPKCQLKIKELGIKKDDKHTAEEYLQSHVISFAERVLAKRGRKIIGWDEILEGGIAPNATVMSWRGIEGGTFAAQTGHDAIMTPMSFLYFDYYQSKDTENEPLAIGGYIPVERAYSFEPIPDALTPEQRKHILGVQANIWTEYIKTFKQVQYMALPRYAALAEVQWTQPEKKNYPDFLQRVVSLIKIYELYGYNYATHIFDLKADITALEKEGAIEVAFATVDNAAIYYTLDGSEPSEKSEKYAEPIKIRKDAQLRAIGIRENGKTRVFSEDFKFNKATARAIDMKTEIYPSYKFGGASTLVDGCVGDQNFRTGRWIAFSGNDLEAVIDLVDATEISKVAFNANVITGDWIYDARSFSVAISDDGKNFQEVASETYPQEAEGHKSEIRTHSLSFDPTKTRYVKIKIASEQSIPNWHTQAKGKLGFLFIDEIIIE; this is translated from the coding sequence ATGAAAATCAACTTATGGTATTGGTTTTTTGGCGTATTTTTATTGGTTTCGTGCCAAAACGTCCAAAAAACAACAAAAGCTAATTATCAGGTAGTTCCTCTTCCTGAAAAAATTGAAAAAAAAGAGGGAAATCCGTTTTCTTTGAGCAAAGAAACCGTTATTACTTACCCTTCAGGAGATTCAGTTTTAGAAAAAACAGCTCATTTTTTGGCTTCATATTTGAAAGACCAAACGGGAATAACTCTCTCCGTAGCTGAGGAAAATTCACAAAAAAACGCCATTCGTTTACAAACTGGGCTTTCTTCTAAAAACAAAGAAGCTTACGAACTTTCGGTTGAGGCCAATGGTATTGTGGTTAATGGAGCTTCGCAAGCAGGTGTCTTTTACGGCGTTCAAACTTTGAGAAAATCTATTCCTGTTGAGAAAACTAGTGGCGTAGTTCTATCACCTATTCATATCTCAGATGCTCCCCGTTTTGGGTATCGTGGGGCTCATTTGGATGTAGCTCGTCATTTTTTCCCGTTGGATTCTATCAAAACTTTCGTGGATATAATGGCTTTGCACAATATGAATACTTTTCATTGGCATCTAACCGATGACCAAGGTTGGCGAGTAGAAAGCAAAAAATATCCAGAACTCACTCAAATTGGTTCAAAACGTAAAGAAACTGTAATTGGCAGAAATTCTGGTAAGTACGATGGAAAACCTTACGAAGGATTTTATACTCAAGAAGAACTTAAAGAAATTGTAGCCTACGCAAAAGAACGCCACATTACTGTAATTCCTGAAATTGACCTACCTGGGCATATGCAAGCCGTTTTGGCTACGTATCCTGAATTGGGCTGTACAGGAGGTCCGTATGAAGTTTGGACGCAATGGGGAGTTTCTGATGACGTACTTTGTGCTGGAAATCAAAAAGTTTACGAATTCATTGAGGATATTTTAAACGAAGTTGCTGATATCTTCCCTTCAGAATACATTCATATTGGAGGCGATGAAAGTCCTAAAGTTCGTTGGGAAAAATGCCCTAAATGTCAGTTAAAAATCAAAGAATTAGGCATCAAAAAGGACGACAAGCACACCGCTGAAGAATATCTGCAAAGTCACGTCATTTCATTTGCTGAGCGAGTTTTAGCTAAAAGAGGAAGAAAAATCATTGGTTGGGACGAAATTCTGGAAGGAGGCATTGCCCCAAATGCTACTGTAATGTCGTGGAGAGGCATTGAGGGAGGAACTTTCGCCGCACAGACGGGACACGATGCCATTATGACGCCAATGTCTTTCCTTTATTTTGATTACTATCAATCAAAAGACACTGAAAATGAACCTCTTGCTATTGGAGGATATATTCCTGTGGAAAGAGCATACAGCTTCGAGCCTATACCTGATGCACTCACTCCTGAGCAAAGAAAACACATCTTAGGTGTACAAGCCAACATCTGGACAGAATACATAAAAACTTTCAAACAAGTACAATATATGGCACTGCCTCGATATGCAGCCTTAGCCGAAGTACAATGGACACAACCCGAGAAGAAAAACTATCCTGATTTCTTACAGCGTGTGGTTTCACTCATTAAAATCTACGAATTGTACGGATACAATTACGCTACGCATATCTTTGATTTAAAGGCGGATATTACTGCTTTAGAAAAGGAAGGAGCCATTGAAGTTGCCTTTGCTACCGTTGATAATGCCGCCATTTATTACACTTTGGACGGAAGTGAACCTTCCGAAAAATCGGAAAAATATGCTGAGCCTATCAAAATTAGAAAGGACGCACAACTACGTGCCATTGGAATTCGAGAAAACGGAAAAACCCGTGTTTTCTCTGAAGATTTCAAATTTAATAAGGCCACAGCAAGAGCTATTGATATGAAAACTGAAATTTATCCTTCCTACAAGTTCGGTGGAGCTTCTACTTTGGTGGACGGCTGTGTGGGAGACCAAAATTTCAGAACTGGACGTTGGATTGCCTTCTCAGGAAACGATTTAGAAGCCGTAATTGATTTGGTAGATGCCACTGAAATTTCAAAAGTAGCTTTCAATGCGAATGTTATTACAGGCGATTGGATTTACGACGCTCGTAGTTTTTCCGTAGCTATATCCGATGACGGAAAAAATTTTCAGGAAGTAGCCTCTGAAACCTATCCACAGGAAGCAGAAGGACACAAAAGCGAAATTCGTACACATTCTTTGTCGTTTGACCCAACAAAGACACGTTATGTAAAAATAAAAATCGCTTCGGAACAAAGCATTCCTAATTGGCACACACAAGCCAAAGGAAAATTAGGGTTTTTATTTATTGATGAAATTATTATTGAATAA
- a CDS encoding GH92 family glycosyl hydrolase encodes MKKIFLALVGAMCLLMGCKKTISPEVSSEKLTDWVNPFIGTDGPGNTYPGATVPFGMVQLSPDIGIPGWDRIAGYFYQDSIISGFSHTHLTGTGAGDLYDILVMPTNSRFSERIAENSYKPFSKFNHQQEKATAGYYTVDLLSYGIKAELTATERVGIHRYTFPKDEQSKIHIDLGFAMNWDAPTDTHLRVVDANTIEGYRKSTGWAKDQRIFFVMQFSRPFTDYLLFEDEKQVKQSAKSKNTRIELLFPTASDEKIVVKTAISTANIEGAYASMQTEATDFNFENYVQKAQQLWENELQKIQISTNDPDKKTIFYTMMYQSMLAPTLLSDPNGYYKAPNGNISKAENYNRYDTFSLWDTFRAAHPLYTIIQREKSADFIKSLLAHYQETGKLPVWSMQGNETNMMIGYHSVPVIVDAYFKGIPMDTDLAYQACVASAMVDERQIDLYKKLGYVPTDEHHENWSVSKTVEYAYGDWCIAMFAKALNKNEDYQYFLNRSENWKNHYDTQSTFLRPKDKNGKFVSPFVAKEYTPYFCESNAWHYFWFVPQNIPALIQKTGGKERFEQKLDSMFTLKPLPEDKLPIFSTGMIGQYAHGNEPSHHVGYLYNYTGKPSKTQSIIQEIMQTQYSNTPNGHCGNEDCGQMSSWFIMSSLGFYPVNPAQGVYLFGTPFFEQSIIDLGNKKTFTIKALNFSEENQYIQAIKLNGVVYKKLFISHKDILQGGELVFEMGNTPNDVVLGEYELPEPEKVY; translated from the coding sequence ATGAAAAAAATTTTTTTAGCATTGGTAGGTGCAATGTGCCTACTTATGGGATGTAAAAAAACAATTTCGCCTGAAGTTTCTTCCGAAAAACTAACAGATTGGGTTAATCCGTTTATTGGTACAGACGGACCAGGAAATACCTATCCTGGAGCTACCGTTCCTTTCGGTATGGTACAATTAAGCCCAGATATTGGCATTCCAGGTTGGGACAGAATCGCTGGTTATTTCTACCAAGATAGCATCATCAGTGGCTTTTCTCACACTCACCTAACAGGAACTGGTGCTGGTGATCTGTACGATATTTTGGTAATGCCTACCAATAGCCGTTTTTCCGAACGCATTGCTGAAAATAGCTACAAGCCTTTTTCTAAGTTCAATCACCAGCAAGAAAAAGCCACTGCAGGATATTACACTGTTGACTTATTGAGTTACGGCATAAAAGCTGAACTTACTGCTACTGAGCGGGTAGGTATCCATCGTTATACCTTTCCTAAAGATGAACAATCTAAAATTCACATTGATTTGGGCTTTGCTATGAACTGGGATGCACCCACCGATACCCACTTACGCGTTGTAGATGCTAATACCATTGAGGGGTACCGAAAATCAACAGGTTGGGCAAAAGATCAGCGTATTTTTTTCGTGATGCAATTTTCACGCCCCTTTACAGACTATCTACTATTTGAAGATGAAAAACAAGTCAAGCAAAGTGCCAAAAGTAAAAATACACGTATTGAGCTATTGTTTCCAACCGCCTCCGATGAAAAAATCGTGGTGAAAACGGCAATTTCTACGGCAAATATTGAAGGGGCTTATGCCTCAATGCAAACCGAAGCTACGGATTTTAATTTCGAAAACTATGTTCAAAAAGCGCAACAATTGTGGGAAAATGAACTGCAGAAAATACAAATTTCGACCAATGACCCCGATAAGAAAACAATATTCTACACGATGATGTATCAATCAATGCTCGCCCCTACCCTACTGAGCGACCCCAACGGATATTACAAAGCGCCTAACGGAAATATCTCTAAAGCAGAAAATTATAACCGTTACGACACCTTTTCCTTATGGGATACTTTTCGAGCAGCACATCCGTTATATACCATCATTCAAAGAGAAAAAAGTGCCGATTTCATAAAATCCTTATTAGCTCATTATCAAGAAACTGGGAAACTCCCCGTTTGGTCTATGCAAGGCAATGAAACCAATATGATGATTGGTTATCACAGCGTACCTGTAATTGTTGATGCTTATTTCAAAGGCATTCCTATGGATACCGACTTAGCCTACCAAGCCTGCGTGGCAAGTGCTATGGTAGATGAGCGTCAAATCGATTTGTACAAAAAATTGGGATACGTGCCCACTGATGAACATCACGAAAATTGGTCTGTTTCCAAAACTGTGGAGTATGCCTACGGAGATTGGTGCATAGCTATGTTTGCCAAGGCTCTGAATAAAAATGAAGATTATCAATACTTTTTGAATCGCTCAGAAAACTGGAAAAATCACTACGATACTCAATCTACTTTTCTTCGTCCGAAAGATAAAAACGGAAAATTTGTATCTCCTTTCGTTGCAAAGGAATACACCCCATATTTCTGCGAAAGTAATGCGTGGCACTACTTCTGGTTCGTACCCCAAAACATTCCTGCACTTATTCAAAAAACAGGCGGAAAAGAACGCTTTGAGCAAAAACTGGACTCAATGTTTACCCTAAAACCACTTCCTGAAGACAAGCTTCCCATATTCAGCACAGGAATGATTGGTCAATATGCTCACGGCAATGAACCCAGCCACCACGTAGGCTACTTGTATAACTACACAGGAAAACCTTCTAAAACACAGTCAATTATACAAGAAATTATGCAAACACAATATAGTAATACCCCCAATGGGCATTGCGGTAATGAAGATTGTGGACAGATGTCTTCTTGGTTTATTATGAGTAGTTTAGGGTTTTATCCTGTAAACCCAGCACAAGGCGTTTATCTGTTCGGTACACCTTTTTTTGAACAATCAATCATTGATTTGGGTAATAAAAAAACATTTACCATTAAGGCATTAAATTTTTCCGAAGAAAATCAATACATACAAGCTATCAAATTAAATGGAGTAGTTTATAAAAAGCTATTTATCAGCCATAAAGATATTTTACAAGGTGGGGAGCTCGTCTTCGAGATGGGAAACACGCCCAATGATGTTGTTTTGGGAGAATATGAGCTTCCCGAGCCTGAAAAAGTGTATTAA